The Streptomyces sp. 135 sequence CATCGGTACGAACCGCAAGGAATGCGACACCACGGGCACGTCGACCAACGACGGTTACACCGAGGCCACCTTCACCCTGGACGTCGCCCGCCGCCTGCGCACACTCCTTGAGAGGCAGGGCGCCACGGTCAAGTTCACCCAGGACGGCGACCGCCCCTGGGGCCCGTGCGTCGACGAGCGCGCCCGGATCGGAAATGAGGCCCGCGCCGACGCGGTGGTCTCCATCCACGCCGACGGCTCGGGCGCGGGAAACCGCGGCTACCACGTGATCCTGCCCGCGAAGGTGAGGGGCGGCGCGGCCGACACCTCCCCGATCGTCGCCCCCTCCCGGGAGTTGGGCGAGCGCATCGCCGGAAAGTTCCTGAGCGCGACGGGCAGCGCCCCCTCCAACTACGTGGGCGGCGGCACCGGCCTGGACGTCCGCAGCGACCTCGGCGGCCTCAACCTGTCCACCGTTCCCAAGGTGTTCATCGAGTGCGGCAACATGCGGGACGCGAAGGACGCGGCGCTCTTGAAGAGCGCGGAGTGGCGGCAGAAGGCGGCGCGGGGCATTTCCGAGGGAATCGACGGGTTCCTGCGGGGATAGCGCGTGAACGTCCGCGTACCAAGTCGTGCACGTCTTTATCCCGAGCAGACACCCGCTGTGTACGGACGATATTGTCCTCCCTACGATGAGGGGCCACCCCCGCGCTTCGCGCACCGCGGCACGAACGCGACTACGGCGACAGCGACGCCTCCACTGACGAGACGACTGACGAAGGACCTGAAGTGAATTTCCGCTCCCTCACTCGAGGCGACGGCGTGGTGATCGGAGCAGCGGTGTTGCTCTTCATCGCCTCGTTCCTCAATACGTTGGACCCTGATGGCGGCGACAGTGACAAGCTGCCCAACGCCTGGGAAAACGGCAACCTGCTGATCAGCGTGTACCTGCTCGGCATCATCGGTGCCGCGCTCATCGTCGTGGGCCGCGCGATGCCGCAGCAGCGCAAGGTCGCGGGTCTCGACCTCGGCCAGCTCGGGGTGGCGTTCACCATCGCCTCCGCCTTCAGCTCGCTCGGCGCGATCTTCGACACCGACCAGTCGTACGGCTTCTTCTTCGATAACAGCCTGGGTGGGGGCGGCGAGTCCCCCGACGCCGGTGTCGGCCTCATCCTCGGCCTGATCGGCGCGCTCGTGCTGGCCGCCGCCGCGGTCGCCACGCAGATCGTCCCGGCCCTGAAGGCCCCCCTCATGGGTGCCCCGCGTCCGGCCGCCCCGGGCCCCTACGGCGGTCAGCCGCAGGGTGGTTACGGCTACCCCGGCGCCGGTGCCGGTCAGCCGCAGCCGGGTGCTCCCTACGGCGGCCAGCCCGGCCAGCCGCAGGGGCAGTCCTTCGGTGGTCAGCCGCAGCCGCAGGGCGGGCAGACCCCGCCGCCCGCGCAGGCGCAGGCGTCCGGTGACTTCTCGCCGTTCTGGTTCGCCGTGCCGGTGCCGCGTCCGCTGTACGCGGAGGACGGTTCGCCCACGCCGATCGCCGAACTGGCGCCCGGCACCTGGTACTTGGCCGTCGAGCAGCGCGGCGCGACCCTGGTGGCCCAGACGCAGGACGGCCGCCGCGGCGTGTTGCAGGACACCACGGGGATCCAGCGCGGCTGACCCCACAGGCACTGCGCGGCCCCTCGCCCTTCCGGGTGGGGGGCCGTTGTCGTACAGTCTCCCGCCAGTGCGTAGCTGACGTAACGTCAGGAACCAGGAACGGGAGGGCGCGCCTATGCGGCTCGGGCTGGCACTCGGCTACTGGGGGCGCGGACCTGACCCCGATCACGTCGCCCTGGCCCGGGAAGCCGAACGGCTCGGGTACGACTCGGTCTGGACGGCGGAGGCCTGGGGCTCCGATGCCTTCACCACGCTCACCTGGATCGCGGCGCGGACCTCGCGCATCAGGCTCGGCACGGCGGTGGCGCAGATGGCGGCACGCGCACCCACGACCACCGCGATGCACGCGCTCACACTGGACCACTTGTCCGGGGGCCGCGTGCTGCTGGGGCTCGGGCTCTCCGGCCCGCAGGTGGTGGAGGGCTGGTACGGGCGGCCCTTCCCGAAGTCGCCGCTGACCGCGACCCGGGAGTACGTCGAGGTCGTCCGCCAGGTGCTGCGCCGCGAGGGCCCGGTGGAGGTCGCCGGCCGCTTCCACGCCCACCCCTACCGGGGTGCGGACGGCACCGGCCTCGGCAAGGCGCTCAAGCCGATCACGCATCCGCTGCGGGCAGGGCTGCCGGTCCTGCTCGGCGCCGAGGGGCCGAGGAACATCGCGCAGACGACGCGGCTCGCGGACGGCTGGCTGCCGCTGTACTGGTCGCCGACGCGCACGGACGTGTACCGGCCTTCGCTCGGCGACCTGCGGGAGGGCTTCATGATCGCCCCCATGGCGCGGGCGAAGGTCTGCGACGACGTCGCCGAGGGGCTGCTGCCCGTCAAGGCCATGCTGGGCTTCTACATCGGCGG is a genomic window containing:
- a CDS encoding N-acetylmuramoyl-L-alanine amidase; amino-acid sequence: MSYVGPEFDPSQPPRRRMGRPLAVTVAALVPTCLAGWLVYQATSGPDGNEPARSLPASSSPSADRSAPSEAGPPSPSKSDKGQEKDKGKDKGEDGKGDGNDSSTKPPTRRPAVDGPLKGKVVVVDPGHNTGNFRHTAEINRQVDIGTNRKECDTTGTSTNDGYTEATFTLDVARRLRTLLERQGATVKFTQDGDRPWGPCVDERARIGNEARADAVVSIHADGSGAGNRGYHVILPAKVRGGAADTSPIVAPSRELGERIAGKFLSATGSAPSNYVGGGTGLDVRSDLGGLNLSTVPKVFIECGNMRDAKDAALLKSAEWRQKAARGISEGIDGFLRG
- a CDS encoding LLM class F420-dependent oxidoreductase, translated to MRLGLALGYWGRGPDPDHVALAREAERLGYDSVWTAEAWGSDAFTTLTWIAARTSRIRLGTAVAQMAARAPTTTAMHALTLDHLSGGRVLLGLGLSGPQVVEGWYGRPFPKSPLTATREYVEVVRQVLRREGPVEVAGRFHAHPYRGADGTGLGKALKPITHPLRAGLPVLLGAEGPRNIAQTTRLADGWLPLYWSPTRTDVYRPSLGDLREGFMIAPMARAKVCDDVAEGLLPVKAMLGFYIGGMGHAARNFHADLMARMGYEEEARQVQELFLAGRREEAVLAVPDAFADEISLVGPRERIAERLALWRAGPVTDLLVLAPDPHTLRVLAELNS